The genomic stretch GATCATCGACATGGACGTGAACGCCAGCACCTTCGCCGTGTCGACGGAGTACTGCGACGAGAACGCCTGCACACCGAGCGGCAGCGTGTAGCTGCCCTCGTTGTTGAGGATGAACAGCGGCAGGATGTAGCTGTTCCAGCTGGCGATGAACGCCAGGATCCCGACGGTGACGACGCCCGGCAGGGACAGCGGCACGATCATCCGGAAGAAGAACCCGAGGCGGCTGGCACCGTCGATGGACGCCGCTTCCTCGAGCTCGTCGGGGATCGCCCGGAGGAACGGCACCAGGATGATGACGGTCGTCGGCAGGGCGAAGGCGATCTGCGGCAGGATCACACCGGCCAGGCTGTCCGTCAGACCGAGGTCCTTGATGAGCAGGTACAGCGGGGTGATCGCGACGGTGATCGGGAACATCAGGCCGGCGGCGAACAGCGCGTACAGGGCACCGCGGCCGGCGAACCGGTAGCGGGCCAGGATGTAGCTGACCATCAGGCCGAGCACGACGACACCGACGGTCGTCGCGATCGCGCTGATCGCCGAGTTGCTGAGCTCCCGCCAGAAGATCGAGCTGCCGAGGACCGAGCCGTAGTTGCCCAGTTCGAACGGAGCCGGCAGACCGGCGGGGCTGGTGGTGATCTGCGAGTTCGTCCGGAAGCCGCCCAGCACGATGTACAGCACCGGGGCGAGGTTCGCGGCGACGAACAGGATCGCCACGACGTAGGTGAGCGGGTTGGCGCGACCGATGGCCGCGCTCGACCGGCGGTCACGCGTCGCCCGGCGCCCGGGGGCGACGATGCTCGTGGTGGCCATCACTTCTTCCCTTCGGTGATCGCACCGGCGGTGTCCCGGCGGAGCACGAATCGTTGGTAGATGAGCGCGACGGCCAGGGAGATGATGAACATCACGACGGCGACGGCGCTGCCGAACCCGTAGTTCCCGGAAGTACGGCCGTTCGCCACCATGTAGGTCGCCATGGTCGACGTGCCTGCGGTGGAGGCGATGTACTGCCCCCAGATGATGTAGACGAGGTCGAACAGCTGCAGCGACCCGATGATCGACAGGAACGCCCAGATGCGGATGGTCGGTCCGAGCAGCGGCAGGGTGATGCGCCGCTGGATCTGCCAGTAGCCGGCGCCGTCGATCGCAGCGGCCTCGAAGAGCTCCTCGGGGATGCTCTGCAGGCCGGCGAGGAACAGGATCACCGCGAAGCCGATGTACTTCCACGAGATGATCACGAGCAGCGTCCAGATGGCGATGTCCGGGTTGGACAACCAGTCCGCGCGGAGACCACCGAGGCCGATGCCCTGGAGCAGGTCGTTCACGGCGCCGTTCGACTGGAGCAGCAGGCTCCAGCCGGTGCCGACGATGACCTCGGAGATCACGTACGGCACGAAGACCAGGACGCGGATGAGACCGCGGCCGTGCATCTTCT from Curtobacterium sp. MCLR17_032 encodes the following:
- a CDS encoding carbohydrate ABC transporter permease; this encodes MATTSIVAPGRRATRDRRSSAAIGRANPLTYVVAILFVAANLAPVLYIVLGGFRTNSQITTSPAGLPAPFELGNYGSVLGSSIFWRELSNSAISAIATTVGVVVLGLMVSYILARYRFAGRGALYALFAAGLMFPITVAITPLYLLIKDLGLTDSLAGVILPQIAFALPTTVIILVPFLRAIPDELEEAASIDGASRLGFFFRMIVPLSLPGVVTVGILAFIASWNSYILPLFILNNEGSYTLPLGVQAFSSQYSVDTAKVLAFTSMSMIPALVFFTIFQRRIVGGLTGAVKG
- a CDS encoding sugar ABC transporter permease produces the protein MTLDTSLGTDPATGSDRGAGSTQAGRGASTAPRPAGRRPAKRLADWRQRAEIAVLAGPAVIVFVTFVILPVAMAAYYGFFKWQGYGPPTDFVGLQNYVIIFQDQAFRSVLMHNGFIVVLSLVLQGPIAIVLALLLNQKMHGRGLIRVLVFVPYVISEVIVGTGWSLLLQSNGAVNDLLQGIGLGGLRADWLSNPDIAIWTLLVIISWKYIGFAVILFLAGLQSIPEELFEAAAIDGAGYWQIQRRITLPLLGPTIRIWAFLSIIGSLQLFDLVYIIWGQYIASTAGTSTMATYMVANGRTSGNYGFGSAVAVVMFIISLAVALIYQRFVLRRDTAGAITEGKK